The Stenotrophomonas sp. BIO128-Bstrain region GGCGCGTTCACCCACGGGCCGTGGATCGAGCGCGAGCGCGCGGTGATCACCATGTGGCCGGTGGGCGGGCCGGCGGTGCCGCCCACGGCGGTGGTCATGTAGTACCAGCCATCGCGGAAATTGATCTTCGGGCCTTCCTGCGCATAGGCCTCCACGTCCCAGCTTTCCGGGTACTTCCAGCCGTCGTAGACGTGCTTGGGCGTGCCGACCACGCTCAGACCGTCGTCGGCCAGCTGCACATAGTCGCCGCCGCTGAGGAACAGGTAGCGCTTGCCGTCTTCGCCCACCGCATGGCCGGGATCGATGTAGCTGCCCAGGCCGATGTCGATCGGCTCGCTCCACGGGCCCTTGATGTTGTCGGCCCAGACCACGAAGTTGCTGCGGGTCTCGCCGGTGCGGGCGGGGAAGTAGATGTAGTAGCGGCTGCCGTGCTTGACGATATCCGGGGCCCAGATCGCCCCCACGTTCTTGGTGATCGCATGGCCCAGCGGCTGCCAGTTGACCAGGTCGCGCGAGTGCCAGATCGGCAGGCCGGGGTATGCATCGAACGAGGACAGGGTGAGGTAATAGTCGTCGCCATCCTTGAGCACGGACGGGTCCGGACGGTCGCCGGCGAACACCGGGTTGAGGAAGGTACCGTTGCCCAGGTCGGCCTGGCGCTGGTTCTCGATCCCGCGCTTCCAGGCGGTGGCCGGCTCGGCGGCGTGTCCGGCGCCGGCCAGCAGCAGGCAGGCGGTGGCGAAGCTCGCCAGGGTCTTCCTCAAGTGCATCGTCTCTCTCCCTTGAACGTATCGTGGGCCGGCCGCGCTCAGCGCGCCCCGGGCCCGGCAAGACGCTGTTGCCAGCGTGGGTACTCGGTGGTGATCAGGGCCTGCGGCCAGGTGCCGTACCAGTGGTAGCCGGTGCGGCGCTCGCGCGGAATCTGATCGAAGGTGGCCACGCGTTCGCCCTCCCGGTTGGCCAGCACCACCGAACTGTCGCGCAGGTCATGGAAGCGCCCCCACAGCAGTGGGGCATCCGTATCGGCGACCAGGCGGCGATCCACCGTGGTGCGATGGAACTGGAACTGTTCCGGCGTGGTCTGGAAGGTCTCCAGCCGCCAGCCGGTCAGCGCGTGCGCCTGGAACCACGCCATGGCGGCGTTGACCGAGGCGACCACCTCCGGCGATGGATCCGGGATCGACATCAGGTAGCGGACCACGCCGACACTCTCGTCGGTGACCAGCGCCGGCAGTTCGAACTTCCGGCCCTGCGCGGGCTGCAGGGTGGTGCGGTCGTACTGGCCGGCCCAGATCGTCGGCACACCGTCCTGGCGCACCTGCAGGCGCAGCAGGCAGGCATCGCCGGCGGTCACGGCCGCGTCCACGCGGGCACGCTGATCGGCCGTGATGAAGCCGAACACCGGCTCGCGCTGCACCCGCCGCAGCGTGGTCAGCACACCGCTGGTGACGTCGTCAGCGAAGGTGATATGGCCATGGTAGGAGGTGCGCGACGGCACCGAGTGCGGCCAGCCGCCACACGTTGGAATCTGCTCGGCGAGGATGAAGTCCAGGCCGCGCACGGCCGCATCGCGATAGCGGGCCTCCCCGCTGCGCGCGAAGGCCTCGGCCAGGTAGCTGACCTGGGTGTAGATGTTGCGGTTGTCGAAGCTGCCGCCGGGCGTGGCCTGGTCGGCCGATACCTGGGCCCTGGCGGCCTCGTCGAGGATCCGCTGGGGATCCTGGTTGACCGCCCAGCCACCACCGTGCCGCTGCAGCGCGACCAGGTTGTCGGCGATCTGCCGGTACTGATCGGGCCGATAGCGCGGGTAGTCCGTGCCGTGGCCGCTCTGCCAATGGTTGATGCCGTCCTGGAAGCCTCGCAGCGCGATGTCCTGGCCCTGCGCCATGGCGGCGCAGGGCAGGGCGACCCACAGCAGGGCAGCCAGCCGCCGCACGCTTACGCGCGCAGCAGGGCGGGCAGCCACAGCGACATTTCCGGGAAGAAGGTGACGATCAGCAGCACGCCGAGGGCAGCGAACCAGAACGGCCAGATCGAGCGCATGCTCTCACCCACGCTGATCTTGCCGATCGCGGTACCGATGAACAGCACCGAGCCCACCGGCGGCGTCACCAGGCCCAGGCCACCGGTCAGCACCAGCACCAGGCCGAAGTGGATCGGATCGATGCCGTAGGCCTTGGCCACCGGCAGGAAGATCGGCGTGCAGATCAGGATCATCGGCGCCAGGTCCATGAAGGTGCCCAGCAGCAACAGCATGATCACGATCATCAACAGCACCATGAACTGGCTGTGCGCGAACGACTGCAGGAAATTGACCGCCGCCGACGGCACTTCCAGATAGGCCAGCAGCCAGCCGAACACCGCCGCGGTCGCGATCACGAACAGGATCACGCCGGTACTGCGCGCGGCATGGGTGACCGTGCCGAGGAACTCGCGCCA contains the following coding sequences:
- the pelA gene encoding pectate lyase, coding for MAARPAARVSVRRLAALLWVALPCAAMAQGQDIALRGFQDGINHWQSGHGTDYPRYRPDQYRQIADNLVALQRHGGGWAVNQDPQRILDEAARAQVSADQATPGGSFDNRNIYTQVSYLAEAFARSGEARYRDAAVRGLDFILAEQIPTCGGWPHSVPSRTSYHGHITFADDVTSGVLTTLRRVQREPVFGFITADQRARVDAAVTAGDACLLRLQVRQDGVPTIWAGQYDRTTLQPAQGRKFELPALVTDESVGVVRYLMSIPDPSPEVVASVNAAMAWFQAHALTGWRLETFQTTPEQFQFHRTTVDRRLVADTDAPLLWGRFHDLRDSSVVLANREGERVATFDQIPRERRTGYHWYGTWPQALITTEYPRWQQRLAGPGAR